AGGAAGAGCTGTCTTTGTGTGGGGAGCCTTTTTAGCTGCTGGTATTGGTGAGCTACTTCactgtgaaaagtcatttaatgcTTTGGAGTACAGGAGAATATTGCAGAATGGCTTGTTTCCCACAATTGAGAAGTTAACTAAAGAGGAATGATCAGACAATGCTCCTGTCCAAATTGCAAAGACAACCAAGAAGTGGCTTGAGAAGTCCATCAGGCTTATGTTTTGGCCTGGTCAGATTCCAGATTTAAACCATAAAGTGAATATTTGGTCTCAAATGAACTGGGAGACATTTTTCAACTACTTATGAACTGTTTCATCAACATTGAGAACAACACTGACTCTTCTTCTTGTGAAAAGCTGTCTGCAAGTTTACCCATGGcttaaacatttaaagaaaacaaaagggaAGGCGATCCCATGCCAAGTTACTTTATCTACAGTATTTGTGCAATTCTCGCTAATTTCCTGACTGTGATTAAAATGGTTAAGACCATTAAAAtaccactatatatatatattgtgtcaaaccaaaaattattcagacattttcgATATAtatttactagtgggtgcaggacactatagttcatttatgtaagtggggatagcaaaataaagtaaactgtgacatattatacccaaaaattcttcatacagtggactaccagtaaaattgcaaaaaaaaaaaaaaaaaaattgggaccaaaaattattcagatacTTTGACcggaccatgttttgcttaagtaattaagattattatttttttctgacacagtttaactctgagatcttgtcatattttattaccattttttttaaactatagtgaataaactgtattaatgaatgaaattatcaaggtgtctgaatacattttggtttgagtatatatatatatatatatatatatatatatatatatatatatatatatatatatgtttttttttgtttgttttttgccaaGGAGTACTCAATTAACCTTTGTTGTCTGCAAAAGTTTGCTAGTGTCCACATGTTATAGTCTTGAGGCCTTTAATAAACTTGGAGGTGTTTACCAAGAACTGCCTAAACACATTCAAAACCAGTATAAAAATGCACTTAAGTTGCCATACAGATACATACTGCTATCCAGGATTATTCTGTCAGGCAGGCCTCAGGCCCTTAGCAAATGACCTGAAAccatttaatattaaatgtattattttaatattcaagATTGGATATTATCCAAATGCTGAACTTTGACAGTTCTACCAAGAGCCAATAAATAGTAAAGACTTCCTGCAGTAATGAGGGGACAAACTGCTGGGGTGATTAACACCAATATGTGTGAGTCTGTGTTTTGAAGGAAGTGTTAGGGAACCCTTGGCTTCCAAAGTAAGATGCACCCCCCCCTTCCCCCAGATCCAGAGAATGTTGTTTCTACACACCTTTGTAGGCAGGCTGGAGCACAAACTTGGGAACTGGGAGAGACAAAGACAGATCAAAGACGAGACTGATGTTTTGACAGAAGTGCACATACACACCTCTGTCCTCTTTGAAGTAATGGAAAGGTAGCAAACTAAGGAAAGTCCAAGCAGGTCATTGGCTTTGGAAGCTACAAACCTCTGGACAAGTCTCTTTAGTTTGTTGCTCCAGTCTCATGGTCATGTATCTCCCAGAGGAACGGCCTGTGCTGGACTTGCCTTACCAAATGAATCATTTGGCTAATAACTATGGATATTATCCACAAGGTAAGACTGTCTTCACATTTTAAGAATTTCAAATTCAATTTCAGGTTTTCAAAAAGACTTTAAAGAGGTAGAACCCTCAAAATGACTAAATGGAGTGTTCTAATAGCAAACAAATGTCATGTTGGAGAACTAATGTTGTAAGTAGGTTTTACATTGTGGTGAATGAAAATTTGAAATGATTGATTAGACTGTAAGGAACCCATCTGCCGGCCTCAGCACAGCACCAATGGCAGGATGAGCAGTGCTGAAGCTGAACTGACCTCACTGCCAGTTCATGTATCACTGCAAGATCGAGAGCTCTGGGACAAATTCAGCAGTATCGGCACAGAGATGCTGATTACTAAATCTGGCAGGTATGCGCTTATGCGGTGTTGGTACTTTtatgcctggtttcacagatcAGGCTTAAACCGCCCcagaataaaatgcatgtttgagctgttttaacgtaaagaaacttgtactgacatatcttaaaatatatcagtgccattgttttgtctcaagatgcacaccagcaaaggcatgtttataaaagctacttaattTAATAGTCCTAAtttaactaaggcctaatcctaaTCTAAACCCtctctgtgaaaccaggccatcatgtattataatatgtaaacaaatgtataatGAAATTGTGTTGAGATTTAcaaatcttaaaatatttttcactgTATCTAAAGTCATGTTTCAAAGTGAAAAGGAGGTGTTTTTAAGTGCATTCAGTGAACCATTCATGTATTTGAATAGCTCCTAAGCACATGAATTCTAAAAGAATTGCCAATCAAAATGCACTTTATGGAGAGTGTCTTCTAAAATGTGATGACTAATTGTTATGGTGTGTTTCCGGTGTACTTTTAATTCAGGCGGATGTTTCCCAGCTGCAAAGTAACAGTGACAGGACTGAATCCTAAAGTCAAGTATGTGGTGATAATGGACATGGTGCCGTTTGATAACCGCAAGTACAAGGTACCTCCCATCCACCCCTCCCAAATGGCACATGCACTCATACTCATTAAAAACCCCCTACATTCTCCCTCgcaaacacacatacattaccattcaaaagtttagggtcagtaagtttaatacttttattcatggTACAAAAATattgctcttttgaactttctatttatcaaagattTCTGAAAAACATGTATAtcagtttccacagaaatattaagcagcacaactgttttcaacattgacaataataagaaatgtttcttgagcaccaaatcagcatatcagaatgatttctgaaggatcacgtgacaccgaaaattcagctttgtcatcacaggaataaattgcaatagaaaacagttcttttaaattgtaataatatttcccaatattactgtttttactgtattttggccAAATAagtgtgagcataagagactttcaaaaacattttgaacagtACTGGACTACAACACTAGTTCACTATTAAACTATTTTATATCTCTATCTTTGTTCTATTCCTTATAATATTTAACTGATCCACATGACATTTTCAGCTCCAGATGAGTATAGGATGTTACAGTGCTGCAAACCTGAGGTTTGAATTTTTTAGACGTTATGAACAAgacctaaaaaataaatgtatgaatgaatAAGCATCGATAGATTAatgattgttgttgttaaagggatagttcacccaaaaatgaaaattttatgtgtatctgcttacccccagcgcatccaagatgtacgtgtctttgtttcttcagtagaacatgatgatttttaactccaaccgttgccgtctgtcagtggtataatgcaagtcagcgggaacttggactataagagtaaataaaacacgacagacaaatccaaattaaaccctgcggctcgtgacgacacattgatgtcttaagacacgaaaccgaacagtatttatatcatttttttttacctctaatacaccactatgtccaacggcattcatcactcgattcgtttggtctgatcgcactctgacagcggcagtgatgtctcgcgcatatacttcaatgagagcgagacatcactgctgttgtcagagcgcgatcagaccaaacgaatcgagtgatgaatgccgttggacatagtggtgtattagaggtaaaaaatgatataaatactgttcggtttctcgcacaaaccgatcgtttcgtgtcttaggacatcaatgtgtcgtcacgagccgcagggtttaatttggacttgtctatgcaagttttatttactcttatagtagaagttcccatccactcgcattatttgacagacagacggcagcggttgcagttaaaaatcatcatttgtgttctactgaagaaacaaagtcacctacatcttggatgctctgggggtaagcagataaacatcaaattttcatttttgggtgaactatccctttaattgtgtTCTTAATAAATATCTATACGCTCTTGTATTGTTACAGTGGAATAAGGATCGTTGGGAAGTGAATGGTTCAACCGATCCACACCTGCCCAATCGGTTCTTCATCCATCCAGACTCTCCTGCACCTGGAGAGAAATGGATGCAATATCCAATCTCCTTCCACAAGCTCAAACTGACCAACAACATGCTCAACTCCAACGGACTGGTGAGCTTTTAGAAACTGGGAAAATGTATTGGTTGAAAGATTTAAAAAGAAAgcttatttcatattttctgttttcagggTTACTTTTGACCGTTTCTACTTCTGTTTCTCTCCACGTTCATTAGGTGGTTCTCCACTCCATGCACAAATACCAGCCTCGTCTACACATAGTCCAGTCTCCAGACCCCTGTAACCCTCACAACCCTGGCTGTTACCTGCGCTTCACCTTCCCTGAAGCTGCTTTTATAGCCGTCACAGCCTACCAGAACCAGGAGGTGAGGACAGACATTTCACATGTCAtgaatactgtattttaaaataggAAATTTAGATCTGGCCTTCaaagatgtttttgttttctttcttggAGTtctactgccatctagtggctcaAATTCATGAGGCTAAAGACATAAGCTAAAGATCCTTCTTCTTCTTGGGCTTATTGGCGGTAGGCAAACAACTTACTGCTGCATTTCCAGAGTGTGGACCAGAATGTACACATATCTTTTGACTCTTTTTGCAGAATATCTATTAAATCAAAGCCTATTTTCATCTTTCCTTATTTCCGAATTAAATGTCTTCTTTCTGTTTCATGTTTCTGACAATATAACATAACATGTTTGCCTATTTTGAATAGTGTTCCATTTAGTCGAGTGTGCCCAAACATAAGCTttgatattattatttcttCCCTCCTATTCCTCCCTGTATACCTCATATTTCCCACTTTCCTTTGAATCCTGTGAAACCTTTTCTTGTTTCTTTCCATTGCCTTTGCCATCTTTCCTTCCATTTCTTTTTAGTAATACTCTTGATTTCTGCCCTGCTGATGCTAACTGTAAAATCAATGTGATTACTTTTAGTAACTTCCTTTGCTATTTTATATGccattttgtttcatttaacttaaatccACAAAAATACCACCATAAGCcccataattttaaatatgtatagtGTTTCTCTCGTCTTTGTTAAAGTATCTGGTCTGCTGTTTGAATTACTGTACTGTAAACTGGTTACCGATGAGCTCGAGTCTGAACAGATGATTGCTTTTAGTGGCCTTGCATCCTCTATCCACTGTAATGCTAACAATAATGCAAGCATTTCACCCATATATACTGACAGTCCTTCGTTGATCCTCCTCCCCACTCTGATATTAGCTTCTGGAACAATAAATGATACTCCGATTCTATCATCTGAATTCTTTAATGCATCAGTATATAGCTGAATATAACcatataattattatcaatatatTCTTGTATGATACGTGAGTTTAACACAAACTCGACTAGAGACccaatatacagtgggtacggaaagtattcagacccccttacatttttcactctgttatattgcagccatttgctaaaatcatttaagttcatttttttccctcattaatgtacacacatcaccccatattgacagaaaaacacagaattgttgacattttttcagatttattaaaaaagaaaaactgaaatatcacatggtcctaagtattcagaccctttgctcagtatttagtagaagcacccttttgatctaatacagccatgagtctttttgggaaagatgcaacaagtctttcacacctggatttggggatcctctgccattcctccttgcagatcctccccagttctgtcaggttggatggtaaacgttggtggacagccatttttaggtctctccagagatgctcaattgggtttaagtcagggctctggctgggccattcaagaacagtcacagagttgttgtgaagccactccttcattattttagctgtgtgcttagggtcattgtcttgttggaaggtaaaccttcggcccagtctgaggtcctgagcactctggagaaggttttcgtccagaatatccctgtacttggccgcattcatctttccctcgattgcataccagtcgtcctgtccctgcagctgaaaaacacccccacagcatgatgctgccaccaccatgcttcactgttgggactgtattggacaggtgatgagcagtgcctggttttctccacacataccgcttagaattaaggccaaaaagttctatcttggtctcatcagaccagagaatcttatttctcaccatcttggagtccttcaggtgttttttagcaaactccatgcgggctttcatgtgtcttgcactgaggagaggcttctgtcgggccactctgccataaagacccgactggtggagggctgcagtgatggttgactttctacagcTTTCttccatctcccgactgcatctctggagctcagccacagtgaactttgggttcttctttacctctctcaccaaggctcttctcccctgatagctcagtttggccggacggacagctctaggaagggttctggtcgtcccaaacgtcttccatttaaggattatggaggcctctgtgctcttaggaaccttaagtgcagcagaaatgtttttgtaaccttggccagatctgtgccttgccacaattctgtctctgagctcttcaggcagttcctttgacctcatgattctcatttgctctgacatgcactgtgagctgtaaggtcttatatagacatgtgtgtggctttcctaatcaagtccaatcagtataatcaaacacagctggactcaaatgaaggtgtagaaccatctcaaggatgatcagaagaaatggacagcacctgagttaaatatatgagtgtcacagcaaagggtctgaatacttaggaccatgtgatatttcagttcttcttttttaataaatctgcaaaaatgtcaacaattctgtgtttttctgtcaatatgtggtgctgtgtgtacattaatgaggaaaaaaaatgaacttaaatgattttagcaagtggctgcaatataacaaagagtgaaaaatttaagggggtctgaatactttctgtacccactgtaccTATGTAATTAATACAGTAATAGAATCTAGTATTCAAAAGTATAAGTGATGCTTCTATCTTGCATTTTTCTAGTTTAAAACAAATTTTATCTCAAAATATAAGCAAAACAATGTAAGTGGAAGTTGAAAATTGAACATTTGTGCCTGACCACAAAGTTTCAGATTTTTCTccaatgatttattattattttctatgagTGTTTTTCTATTTCTAATTATTTCTATTAGTATTTCTATTATTTATAAGTGTTAACTGTCATGTATGTGGGTTTTGCTGATGGCAatctttaattttctttttcaacaCAGATTACAAAACTCAAGATTGACAACAACCCCTTTGCCAAAGGCTTTCGTGACAATGGACTGAACAGGAAAAGGTGACAATTCAGTAGAGATGATTAATTAGGTCAGGTCAATTAGAGATCATTACTAGGTCAGGTCACCACAAAATGGATAGAGAGCTATCATCGTTTCTTTCTTTAATTCAGGAAAATACACCTACAAATGTCTCCTTTAGAGATTATGACAGTATCAGGGCTGATTAAATATCATTCTTTTCAACCATGTAAGTAAATGAGCTAGATTTTTATCATTCCAAAGGGAATACACATAgtgtatttaatataatttacatattatTTCCAGGCCTTGACCTTCAGATATTTTAAGTCAATATAACCTATAGAATTTCTTCTCATTAGGTTTAGAGACAAGGAGACCCAAGAGACCCAGGATTCAGATGGACCGGTCAAACAAGATTTGACACCAAATGAACATGGTATGACTTCCTTTTTTCATTGCTGATTTATATCATATGCATTTGTGTTGCTTGATGTTTCTGTTGTGATGGCCTGGTgcccagcaggtggcagcagaGGGGAATCTTAACCTCAATCATGAGGATCATATTCATGTGCCCTACATTTTACTTGCTACTTAATTAGCTATTTTATTTTGGACAGACTCTTTGAAATAAACTGTGTAAATTTAGTTTCACTATTTCTGGTTTTCTTTTGTCCCAATAGCAGTGGGACGGTCACAGAAAGACGAGGATGTGGATGTGACTGTGTCCAGCTCTGTTGACAGCAGCAGTAACCAGCATTTTTCAGAAGTGGCTTCCTCTGTAACCCTAAACCCTTTCATATCAGCCTTCATAAACCTCAGCACAGCTGGCGCACCTTCACCCCAGCAGACCCACACCATTCTCAGCCTCAGTAACAGACACCTGAACAGGTGAGTCTGTGATGAAGTGAATGTCGCATTATAATCATACTATaatattttgttgcatttgtactgtaaaatactaATTCTTGCTCTAAACTTATGCTGGCTATTACATTTTATCTTAGAGATTCAGAAGTGAAAATGGTGACAAAGATATAAACCTAGGGAAGAAATTTTCTTGGCTAAGCTGTAAAATGTGAATTTTCAGTCAATTTTAGCATAGAGATAAAGGGTTAAAACTTAGTTTATACTTCGGTTGTCTCAGGCCACACTGTTGAGTTTATGAAACCCATTCAATATGACAATACAATACTACTACTGcttataataatagtaataataatgaacatgcAGACTTGTAAAAAGCTTGAATTTCAAGTGTTTTTGACAGTTATTACCTGAATATTTCTTTTTCACACATTCTAATAGTTACACAAAtcaataaagaaatatattactatagtaataatacTATTGTACTGTAAAACAACAATCatatctaataataataataataataatagtaacaatAATGATTAGAATTTCATTTTACACAACATGAATAAAATTACAAGTAAAATTCTTAATTGATTTGCTTTCAAACATTAAACCGGTGAACATGATTTAATCATCAAGTAGTTACAAAATGTTCCTGGATcagcatctttgttgatcctggaacattccaatcaaccaatcagatttgagggacaagtttacagtttatgtcaagtttaggctcacaaccagggttaggtgcatctacatcagtgttattcacttacAATTTTCTttgggccagttgttcaaaaagtttaatctggatcagaatAATCTGTATTCggaaatcccatgttttgctatccaggatcaggtaatccatcttacttttgtgctggtttttcaaagaaaaattggattggatcacCGTGATCCAGATACACACTTTTCCAGATTACCAAATCTGGATTTCCAGTGCTCTAccgagcccctaaagggacatgttGATAGAAAGAATATGGGttttgaattatatatatttttgttggatatttacagCTGGTTGGGGATTGTTTTATGGCACCAAAATCTCTTTTTTAGTTTAGAGTAGGTTACCGAAAGGCTAAATATGTAGGCTAATGTCTActtctaatttatttaacagttaaactaatcaagagcaaaataaaaaaatgtgtatgtatattacatgatataaatgttgtattttttgaccagttttaaagttttactacATTTTCCTCCTGGAATCCACCTTGAAATCCTACCCCCTGTTGGGATCAGGATAATCCtgttttttggatcaaagtTATCCAAATCCTACTGaaaagttttgaacaacacaaactgaaggTTTGATCCAGATTAAAACTAGGATTAGAACTGGATTCCgtgatctaatctgatttcagaatccctttttccttttgaacaacccattttcgagatttgatccaatccaatggctgaaatctgatcagattacttttgaacaactggcccctTCTGATTGTAGGGATGTTCTGggtagggtttggtttaggggtagggataggattaggaatgttgttccaagaTCAACAAAACATGTCTTAATTGGCAAAATCacagcttttattttgaagaaaggcTATTTTGAATGCAAAACAGTGATTATTCCACTTTAGTTTACCCCTTTCTGGACAAGTACTACATGCAGATGTGTCAGCGGTCAAAATAACTGTCAAAACTTTTTTTCCAGTCCCAGAGAAGCCAGACCCTCCAGCCTCCATAATCTTTGCGCATCTCTGCCCATGGCCCAGAGCTCTTGTGTCCAGTCCTCCACAGCAGACACCAACCTCAGCCGACTGCCATCTCAGATCAGCAGCCCTCTAAACCCTCAGCAGCACCATCACCACCACAGCAGCCCAGCCTCTCAAACTCCTGGCAGATCCATTATCCAGCTCCAGCCTTATTTTCTTACCCCTCCCCATCAGTCAAGGCAATGTCCTGACGTGGAGCTGCCCCTTCCTCTGCCTCCTAAACTAAGTCGGATGCAACTTCCTGAAAGTGCTCTGAGGAACCTGGAGATGACCCCAGTCTCCGACTATGTTAATCCAAGACCCCTCACCGACATCCTCAACAGGATCCATTTTCGACCGTTGGCCTCTGGACCATCAGGGAAGGGACTGCAAAATCCCCCCCACCCTGAGCAGTACCTCCGCGGGTCAGAACGAGAGCTGCTCCCGCAGATTTATCCAGCTGTTCAGGAATACATTGATCAACAattcacattaaacagcatgcTGAACAGCCAGACCGAACACAGATCACAGATGGACTATGTCAGTGCCAGACCACTAACAGAATATTATAGTGAACAGCAGACTGGGAAATGAGGTTTATCTGTCATCATCTAATTATGCCTCATTTTGTTGCTCATGTCCAGCAGAGACTGCACTGCTCCAATCTGTTCCCCTCTGCATCACTAGTTTATGAAACATGTTAAACACTGATGGCTTCCCAACAGAagaatgtaaatattattttcagtGTGATAAGAGGTTGTTTGCTGTAGCTGATGTCCATATTTATGTTTTGCAATTacttttaaagtcaacatgaaaccaaAGTTCACtctatttactttcttaatcAATGTTTCTGGTGTATATTATATTCTTCTTATTTGTTTTATCATCTCTGTAATCTTTAATCTGAATGAAATGATTTTCCGTTTCTGTTAACATCATTTAGGCTGCACAGGCTGTTGAATAACACTAACTAGTAGCAAAACTGGCATCCGGCCCCACTTCATCTGGTATGCAACACACCCTTTAATCCAAACAATTCACATCAAACTTTTTTCCCTTCGATCATCCAGTTTGACTTTGAAATATGGCACATTACAAAGCAAGATGAAGTGTGGAATGAAATTCATGATGTTGAAAGAAATCTAGATCCATAATCACACTTTTGCTGTCTCCATTGTCTGATCTTCTATGTTGCCTTTTTTACATTAAACCTAAATACTGTGTTCTGCATTAAGTTTTCACTTTTTAAGTCATTACAAACAACGTTTCTTAGCACTGTAAAGTTGCCTTTTGCAAAGCCCTAGACTATCAGCCTAGTCTAAAATGGCAAAaaattcacacacaaaaaaagataaataaatcaaGACAAATTTATTGACTGTAATCAGACAGATTTCTAAATAGATACATATTGCATACTACATATTCATTTGTCAATAATATATAGGCATTAACTATATGCatcggtatatatatatatatatatatagcacatTCTCAATATGTGATTGTTAGTGTACAAACTCTAGAACAAACACTCAGCTCAGAAACAACAGCTTTCGTTATTTTGGATTAAGCATAGAAAAGTTTAAGCCTGAAGTTGAGTTTAAATGtgtgcaacattttataaagaaTAGCTACATTTTCAGAGCACAATTCCCTTTTTCCCGGTTAAAACAGATATtgacatcaaaataaacaaacacttcATTTTGAAGAATGAAAATTGAACATCAATTTTAATGAAGTTGTTTCTGACAAACAGAACATTTTTCTCCCCCAACAAATACTTTTGTCAgtgtactgtaaaaaaaaaaaaacattatatttggCATCTGATTACCTATGAGAAAAATACCCAATCAATTTATGATTCAGCAGCGATGTAAAATAAAAGCTGATATAATGTTTGACCTACTTATGTTTGGcaaaatgattagttttctcAGGACAGAATGGCAAGCTGAAAAtcagaagaaaacaaaacactaaaacatatttcttaatagaaaaaaaaaagttaaattcacATATATTTGACAGAGCTCTCACATTATCTGGATGTTGATAATTAGtacttaaggaaaaaaaaa
This DNA window, taken from Megalobrama amblycephala isolate DHTTF-2021 linkage group LG4, ASM1881202v1, whole genome shotgun sequence, encodes the following:
- the tbx16l gene encoding T-box transcription factor TBX6L; this translates as MYLPEERPVLDLPYQMNHLANNYGYYPQDCKEPICRPQHSTNGRMSSAEAELTSLPVHVSLQDRELWDKFSSIGTEMLITKSGRRMFPSCKVTVTGLNPKVKYVVIMDMVPFDNRKYKWNKDRWEVNGSTDPHLPNRFFIHPDSPAPGEKWMQYPISFHKLKLTNNMLNSNGLVVLHSMHKYQPRLHIVQSPDPCNPHNPGCYLRFTFPEAAFIAVTAYQNQEITKLKIDNNPFAKGFRDNGLNRKRFRDKETQETQDSDGPVKQDLTPNEHAVGRSQKDEDVDVTVSSSVDSSSNQHFSEVASSVTLNPFISAFINLSTAGAPSPQQTHTILSLSNRHLNSPREARPSSLHNLCASLPMAQSSCVQSSTADTNLSRLPSQISSPLNPQQHHHHHSSPASQTPGRSIIQLQPYFLTPPHQSRQCPDVELPLPLPPKLSRMQLPESALRNLEMTPVSDYVNPRPLTDILNRIHFRPLASGPSGKGLQNPPHPEQYLRGSERELLPQIYPAVQEYIDQQFTLNSMLNSQTEHRSQMDYVSARPLTEYYSEQQTGK